AAAATTAGGATACATACAGACCCCATATGATGAAGAAAGCCTCAGAGAAAGTGTGGAAAAGATGATGAGGCTTTACTATCTTTACGCAAAATCTATAAACACGATAACAAACAGAATACTAAAAGCTCTTACAGAAGAGGAAGATCTTGAGATATTTGAGCCTATAGATGCTGTTTTTTCAAGGACATCATTGGAGATAGATATTCTTAATAAAGAGAAGTTTGAAAAGGATTTTAGAAATGTCCTGAAAGCCTTTCTTTACTATAAGGAGTATAACCTTGATTTTTCCTCAGAGCTTGAATTCTTGATAAGGAAAAATGAAGGTAAACTCAGGGAGCATCGGGAAGACCCTGAAATAAGAAAGATGATCCAAAAAATATTTTCAGACCCAAATAACCTCGCAAAAACATTAAGGAAAATGCAGGATTTTTATGTTCTTGACGACCTGATACCGGAGTTTGGATACCAGAGATGTCATTTCCAGTATGATGCATACCACAAATACACAACAGATGCCCACGCAATAAAGGCTGTGGAAGAGCTTGAAAGCCTGAAAAAGATAGATCACCCCCACAGAAAAATGATGTATGAGCTTTTTAAAGAGATCGACAGGGTTGATCTTCTTATATGGGCTGTATTTCTACATGACATAGGGAAAGGACACAAGACAGACCACTGCGTTCTTGGATCAAAAATGGCAAAAGAAATAATGCTCAGATTTGGATACTCAAAAAGAGATGCAGAGATTGTAAGCTTTCTGGTTCTTCATCACCTTGACATGGCAAAGATTTCCCAGAGAAGGAATATGAATGAACCAAAGGTGATAAACGATTTTGCAAAAACAATAAAAAATAAAGAGCTTCTTAAAATGCTCACAGTTCTCACATGGTGTGATGCTAATGCAGTAGGACCAAATGTATGGAATGACTGGAAAAATGCCCTTTTATGGGAGCTATACAATAAAACAGTTGAAGTTCTTGAGAAAAAAGTTTCTTATGAAGAGATCCAGCATAAAGGAATTGAAGAGAAAAGAAAAAAACTGAAAGCCGTCCTTGAGGTTGAGCTTGGAAAAGAAAGGGCAGAGTTTCATATGGATAGATTTTCAGAATACTACCTTATGGCAACAGCTATAGATGATATGGTCAGGCATATAAAATTAGAGGAACAGCTTTTTAAAACAAAAAAACCTCAGTTTTACTTTGAGAAAAAATACGGGATAGGTTTTTCTGAACTGATCGTTGTTTTAGATTCAAAAAAGATAAAAAATCCCCTGCTTGTGGTAACCGGAATAATATCTTACATGGGAATAAATATCCTTTCTGTTTACAGCTACATGAGAAAGGACGGGATTATAGTAATTGATCTTCAGATATCAACATCTTCTCTGGAAGTAGTAGAAGATAAAAAGTTTCACCAGTTTAAGGATATATTTAACAGCTACATGAAGGGAGAGCTAACCCTTGATGATCTTTCAAAAAAAAGAAATGCTGTTTTTAAGGCATCTGTTATACCCCCACCTACATTTGTTAAGGTTGACAACGAAATGTCAGAAGTTTACACAATTTTTGATATATCAGGAGAAGACAGAATAGGTTTACTTTTTGACATATTTAAGGTTTTTGCAAGGTTTGATCTTTATGTCCATATAGCAAAGGTTGTTACGCAGGGTGAAAGAATAAGAGATGCTTTTTATGTCAGAACAAAAGATAAGAAAAAGATAACAGATGAAAGACTTATAAATCAGATAAAAGAAGAACTTCTCAAAGTGATCAAAAGCTGAAAAAGTCTTGACACCTGTAAAGACCTTGAATATCTTATATTTAAAACAAATATGATCAGACTTTACTCATATTTTGTATGCATACTTATTGCATTTTTTTACAATCCAGAATATAATATTTAATAACAAAAATAAAAAGGAGGTAGAGCAGGATGGCTAAAATCAAACCTCTCTACGATAGAGTTGTGATCAAACCAGCTGAAGAAGTCGAAGAAAAAACACCATCAGGAATAATTATCCCTGATACAGCAAAAGAAAAACCTTCTGAAGGAGAAGTTATAGCTGTTGGGGAAGGAAGACTTCTTGAAAATGGCGAAACAAAACCTCTCAAGGTAAAGGTGGGAGACAGGGTTATCTACAGCAAATATGCAGGAAACGAGTTTGTTGTTGATGGTGAAGAGCTTATCGTTCTCAGAGAAGATGATATTCTTGCAATCATTGAATAAAAAAAAAGGAGGTGGAAATAGATGGCAGGAAAAATGATAATTTACGGAGAAGAAGCAAGGGCAAAACTGAAAGCAGGTGTAGATAAACTGGCTAATGCTGTCAAAGTTACCCTTGGACCAAGGGGTAGAGAAGTTATCCTTGAGAAAAAATGGGGATCTCCTGCAGTAACAAAAGACGGAGTTTCTGTTGCAAAAGAGATAGAGCTTACAGATCCCCTTGAGAACATGGCTGCTCAGCTTGTTAAAGAAGTTGCATCTAAAACAGCTGATGTTGCTGGAGATGGAACAACAACAGCAACGATCTTAACTCAGGCGATATACACAGAAGGTCTAAAAGCTATAGCTTCAGGAGCAAACCCTGTATATGTCAAAAGAGGTATTGATGAGGCTGTTAAGGTTATTGTAGAAGAACTCAAAAAAATGTCAAAAGAGGTAAGCGGAAGAACAGAGATAGAACAGGTTGCTACAATCTCTGCAAACAACGATCCTGAGATCGGAAAGATAATAGCTGATGCGATGGAAAAGGTAGGTAAAGACGGTGTTATCACAGTTGAGGAAGCAAAGGGAGCTGAAACAGTTCTTGAAACAACAGAAGGTATGCAGTTTGACAGAGGTTATCTCTCTCCATACTTCGTGACAAATCCAGAAAAAATGGAAGCTGTTTTAGAAAATCCATACATTCTCATCTATGAGAAAAAAATATCAAACATAAGAGAACTTCTCCCTGTTCTTGAAAAGGTTGTTCAGGCAAACAGACCTCTTCTCATAATAGCTGAAGATGTTGAAGGAGAAGCACTTGCAACACTTGTTGTGAACAACATAAAAGGAGTTCTGAAGGTTTGTGCTGTCAAAGCTCCAGGATTTGGAGAAAGAAGAAAGGCAATGCTTCAAGATATAGCTATACTAACAGGTGGACAGGCTATAACAGAGGATCTTGGAATTAAGCTTGAAAATGTTGATCTTGATATGCTTGGACAGGCAGACAAGGTTGTTGTTGACAAAGACAACACAACAATTGTAGGTGGAAAAGGAAATCCGGAAGACATAAAAGCAAGAATAGAACAGATAAAGGCACAGATAGAAACAACAACATCTGAGTATGACAAAGAAAAACTTCAAGAAAGACTTGCAAAACTTTCAGGTGGAGTTGCTATCATCAAGGTTGGTGCGGCTACAGAAGCAGAAATGAAGGAGAAAAAAGACAGGGTTGATGACGCTGTTCACGCAACAAAGGCAGCTGTTGAGGAAGGAATAGTAGCAGGTGGAGGAGTTGCTCTTCTCAGAGCTTCAAAAGCCCTCTGCGACCTGAAAGAAGAAAATACAGACAAAAAATGGGGAATAGATATAGTCAAAAAAGCCTGCGAAATTCCGCTGAAGCAGATCGCAAACAACGCAGGATTTGAAGGGTCTGTCATTATTGAAAAAGTTAAAGCAAATGAAAGCAAAACATACGGTTTTGATGCTGCTACAGGTGAGTTTGTTGATATGATGGAAGCCGGTATTATAGACCCAACAAAAGTCGTGAGAACTGCCATACAGAACGCTGCATCTGTAGCAGGAACTATGCTTACAGCTGAGGCTCTTGTTGCTGAGATACCTGAAAAGGAAGAAAAAACACCGGGAGCAGGAATGGAAGGTATGGGTGACATGGGATTCTAAAAAATCCAGTTATAAACCAAGCCCCCTTAAAGGGGGCTTTTTTATTTTCTGCACATTTTAAGTTCAATCAAAACCCTTATGCCTAAAAAAAGTGCATCACACAGTTTTTAAAATTTTTCACTTACCATCTTTCCAGTAAAAATATTCATTTTAAATCAACAACTTCTATACCGACAGTTTTTCTGGCACAGATGTTGTATTTCGTATTAATAGCCTGAAATGAAATTAAGGAGGTTTTTGGTATGAAAAAAATTGAGGCTATAATCAAACCCTTCAAGCTTGATGAGGTAAAAGATGCCATAGCTGAGCTTGGAAATTTTGGTATTACAGTAACAGAGGTTAAAGGTTTTGGAAGGCAGAAAGGTCATACAGAGCTCTACAGGGGGGCTGAGTATGTTATTGATTTTCTTCCAAAGATAAAGATTGAGATTGTGGCAGATGATTCCATGGTTGAAAAACTTGTGGAAGCAATCACAACAGCAGCCAGAACAGGAAAGGTTGGAGACGGAAAGATATTTATAATTCCTGTGGAAGATGCTGTGAGAATAAGAACTGGAGAAAGAGGAGTTGAAGCACTTTAAAAATAAAATTTTTAAAAATAAAGGAGGTTACAGAATGAAAACTAAGATAGCAGGGTTGCTTTCTTTACTTATTCCTATTTTTGCGTTTGCAGAGGAATCAAAGTTAGACACAGGTGATACAGCCTGGATGATTACAGCAACAGCATTTGTTGTTCTCATGTCCGTGGGTGGATTAACTTTATTCTACGGTGGCATGACAAGGTCAAAAAATATAGTTAACACTGTTATGATGGTTCTTGGTGCTTACGCTGTAGCTATAGTTGTGTGGACTTTGTGGGGATACTCTCTTGCCTTTACAGACGGGGAAGGAGCCTTATATGCTGTTGTAGGAGACCTGAGCAAATTTCTTTTGAATGGGGTTGATTATAAAGCCCTTAGCGGAACATACCCTGAGTGGGTTTTTGTTGCTTTCCAGTCAACATTCGCGGCAATCACAATCGCTCTTGCTTCAGGTGCTGTTATTGAAAGAATGAAATTCTCCACATGGATGGTTTTCTCAGTTTTATGGATAACATTTGTTTATGCACCTATAGCCCATATCGTTTGGGGAGGGGGATTTCTTTTTGATGCTGGAGCTCTTGACTTTGCTGGTGGAACTGTAGTCCATATTAATGCAGGTGTAACAGGTCTTGTCCTTGCTTTACTCCTTGGTAAGAGAAAGGATTATAAGAAGACTGCTATACTCCCCTCATCTGTGGTTTTAACGTCTTTAGGTGCCGGACTTCTGTGGTTCGGGTGGTTTGGGTTTAATGCCGGATCTGCTTTCGGTGCAAATGAGGTGGCAGGTGTTGCTCTGCTGACAACCAATGTTGCAACCGCCTCAGGAGTTCTTTCCTGGATAATTATGGAATGGATAACAGCCAAAAAACCAACACTCCTTGGCGGGGCTTCAGGTGCAATAGCTGGTCTTGTAGCTATTACCCCTGCTGCCGGATTTGTAAGTCCTGCAGGAGCACTCATAATAGGTATAGTTGCAGGTATTGTTGGATGGTTCGGTGTGTTTGTGCTGAAGAAAGCACTCGGATATGACGATTCACTTGATGCTTTTGGAATTCACGGTCTTGCTGGTATCTGGGGAGCTATAGCTACAGGCTTCTTTGCACTTCAGTCTCTTGCATGGGACGGTTCACCTCTCCAAAACGGCGACAGAATGGGGCAGATACTTGTCCAGATAGAATCTGTTATATTCACAATAGTGTTCACAGGGATAATGACAGCTATTCTGTATTTTATTTCATCTCTGATCACTGGCGGTGCAAGAGTTGATGAAGAAACTGAAACAATGGGTCTTGATGAGGCAACCCACGGTGAAAGAGGGTTCAATCTTTAAAACAGGGGGTGTGCCCCCGTTTTTTTTATGTTATCTTTATATTTTCCGAAATATGTTAATATTTTTAAAAAATATTAAAGGAGGTTCAGTATGAAAAAGGTTGTAAATTTGGCGGCAGCGGGCTTACTGGCTGCAGGTGGTATTGCTCATGCAGGAACTTTAACTGTTGCAAATTCAGATATTGAGATGACAGGGGGGGTAACTGCAGGTTATTTCTACACAACAAATATAGGATCTTCTAATAATGATTACTTTACAGTTTCCACTTTTGCGGTTGATCTTACATCAAAAGTAAATTCAATGATAGGTTTTACTGCAGAATTTGGAGCAACAACACAGCCTGATCTATTAGATGCAACACAGCCCCCAGCTGCAGGATTTGGACTTGAGTACGGCTGGGTAAGTATAAGACCAGTTGAAGGCTTAACGGTTGATGCAGGGCTTCTGCTTACAAACATAGGGTATGAGCTTTACCACACATATGATAATAAAAATTACACATTTGGTATGGTATGGTATGCTCAGCCTGTATCTTACGCAGGAGCAAGGGTTACATACTCTGTGGCAGATGGAATAGATATTTATGCTGAGTATACTCAAGATACTGCAGGTTCTGTTGGTGGAGTAACCCCTTCTGATGCTTTTGCTTTTGGATCTATCGGATCTGTTGGAAACTTCAATTATGCCGTTTCTTACTTTGATTACAACAAAACAAAAAACCTTGTTGATGTTGTTCTAAGCACAGATGTTCAGGGAATAGAACTCGGTGTAAATATTGATTACCAGTGGATGGACGACACAGCAAAAAATGCTATCACAGCTTCAGGTGCAACAAGTGTTGATGATACAGCTTACGGAGTAGCCCTTTATGCTGTTGCGAAAGTAGATATCTTTGAAATTCCTGTAAGAATTGAATATGTGAATGACGGTCAGTCAACTTCCGGTTCAACGGTAGTTAATGAAGGGATATACGGTGTTGCAGGCGACGATGCATGGTCGTTTACCATAACACCAACCTACAAGCCTTCTAAAAACACATACATCAGAGGAGAATTT
This genomic interval from Persephonella sp. contains the following:
- the groL gene encoding chaperonin GroEL (60 kDa chaperone family; promotes refolding of misfolded polypeptides especially under stressful conditions; forms two stacked rings of heptamers to form a barrel-shaped 14mer; ends can be capped by GroES; misfolded proteins enter the barrel where they are refolded when GroES binds), producing the protein MAGKMIIYGEEARAKLKAGVDKLANAVKVTLGPRGREVILEKKWGSPAVTKDGVSVAKEIELTDPLENMAAQLVKEVASKTADVAGDGTTTATILTQAIYTEGLKAIASGANPVYVKRGIDEAVKVIVEELKKMSKEVSGRTEIEQVATISANNDPEIGKIIADAMEKVGKDGVITVEEAKGAETVLETTEGMQFDRGYLSPYFVTNPEKMEAVLENPYILIYEKKISNIRELLPVLEKVVQANRPLLIIAEDVEGEALATLVVNNIKGVLKVCAVKAPGFGERRKAMLQDIAILTGGQAITEDLGIKLENVDLDMLGQADKVVVDKDNTTIVGGKGNPEDIKARIEQIKAQIETTTSEYDKEKLQERLAKLSGGVAIIKVGAATEAEMKEKKDRVDDAVHATKAAVEEGIVAGGGVALLRASKALCDLKEENTDKKWGIDIVKKACEIPLKQIANNAGFEGSVIIEKVKANESKTYGFDAATGEFVDMMEAGIIDPTKVVRTAIQNAASVAGTMLTAEALVAEIPEKEEKTPGAGMEGMGDMGF
- the glnD gene encoding [protein-PII] uridylyltransferase, translating into MIDKVLMEEKNKILSEYFEKKQQIIDAHRSGSSGLETVRALSDLTDQTIKKLADISFKNSENISIVVLGGYGRRELCFKSDIDLSLVFDTDDFESLKEGIETFYYALLDLKVDIGFSPRDIKTFLDLSKEDLTVATSLLQGRFIYGNRDIYEDLIKRFKRLIRRKRKAYIDATLRARKMRYQRTGSTIYMMEPHVKEGEGGLRDFHEVFWIARVLDDVPNYRYFVEKNIILEEEYEELIRAYNFLLRLRNEMHLTCNKRCDVLVRPLQEEVAKKLGYIQTPYDEESLRESVEKMMRLYYLYAKSINTITNRILKALTEEEDLEIFEPIDAVFSRTSLEIDILNKEKFEKDFRNVLKAFLYYKEYNLDFSSELEFLIRKNEGKLREHREDPEIRKMIQKIFSDPNNLAKTLRKMQDFYVLDDLIPEFGYQRCHFQYDAYHKYTTDAHAIKAVEELESLKKIDHPHRKMMYELFKEIDRVDLLIWAVFLHDIGKGHKTDHCVLGSKMAKEIMLRFGYSKRDAEIVSFLVLHHLDMAKISQRRNMNEPKVINDFAKTIKNKELLKMLTVLTWCDANAVGPNVWNDWKNALLWELYNKTVEVLEKKVSYEEIQHKGIEEKRKKLKAVLEVELGKERAEFHMDRFSEYYLMATAIDDMVRHIKLEEQLFKTKKPQFYFEKKYGIGFSELIVVLDSKKIKNPLLVVTGIISYMGINILSVYSYMRKDGIIVIDLQISTSSLEVVEDKKFHQFKDIFNSYMKGELTLDDLSKKRNAVFKASVIPPPTFVKVDNEMSEVYTIFDISGEDRIGLLFDIFKVFARFDLYVHIAKVVTQGERIRDAFYVRTKDKKKITDERLINQIKEELLKVIKS
- the groES gene encoding co-chaperone GroES, whose amino-acid sequence is MAKIKPLYDRVVIKPAEEVEEKTPSGIIIPDTAKEKPSEGEVIAVGEGRLLENGETKPLKVKVGDRVIYSKYAGNEFVVDGEELIVLREDDILAIIE
- a CDS encoding outer membrane beta-barrel protein; the encoded protein is MKKVVNLAAAGLLAAGGIAHAGTLTVANSDIEMTGGVTAGYFYTTNIGSSNNDYFTVSTFAVDLTSKVNSMIGFTAEFGATTQPDLLDATQPPAAGFGLEYGWVSIRPVEGLTVDAGLLLTNIGYELYHTYDNKNYTFGMVWYAQPVSYAGARVTYSVADGIDIYAEYTQDTAGSVGGVTPSDAFAFGSIGSVGNFNYAVSYFDYNKTKNLVDVVLSTDVQGIELGVNIDYQWMDDTAKNAITASGATSVDDTAYGVALYAVAKVDIFEIPVRIEYVNDGQSTSGSTVVNEGIYGVAGDDAWSFTITPTYKPSKNTYIRGEFAYVNTDGKGFTDDKGNNKDNRTFVGVEAGFVF
- a CDS encoding P-II family nitrogen regulator gives rise to the protein MKKIEAIIKPFKLDEVKDAIAELGNFGITVTEVKGFGRQKGHTELYRGAEYVIDFLPKIKIEIVADDSMVEKLVEAITTAARTGKVGDGKIFIIPVEDAVRIRTGERGVEAL
- a CDS encoding ammonium transporter, whose translation is MKTKIAGLLSLLIPIFAFAEESKLDTGDTAWMITATAFVVLMSVGGLTLFYGGMTRSKNIVNTVMMVLGAYAVAIVVWTLWGYSLAFTDGEGALYAVVGDLSKFLLNGVDYKALSGTYPEWVFVAFQSTFAAITIALASGAVIERMKFSTWMVFSVLWITFVYAPIAHIVWGGGFLFDAGALDFAGGTVVHINAGVTGLVLALLLGKRKDYKKTAILPSSVVLTSLGAGLLWFGWFGFNAGSAFGANEVAGVALLTTNVATASGVLSWIIMEWITAKKPTLLGGASGAIAGLVAITPAAGFVSPAGALIIGIVAGIVGWFGVFVLKKALGYDDSLDAFGIHGLAGIWGAIATGFFALQSLAWDGSPLQNGDRMGQILVQIESVIFTIVFTGIMTAILYFISSLITGGARVDEETETMGLDEATHGERGFNL